The Gillisia sp. Hel_I_86 genome has a segment encoding these proteins:
- a CDS encoding ketopantoate reductase family protein, giving the protein MLLNEEHIKAVFEVINKLDSKTTASTQRDIMEGKPSELENFNGYIVNEGNRLGVPTPVNQFIYECLLPMEKQARMQIESN; this is encoded by the coding sequence ATGCTCTTAAATGAAGAACACATTAAAGCAGTTTTTGAAGTGATAAATAAGCTAGACTCAAAAACAACCGCCTCTACACAGCGCGATATTATGGAAGGGAAACCTTCGGAATTGGAAAATTTTAATGGATATATCGTAAATGAAGGAAATCGACTTGGCGTTCCCACTCCAGTGAATCAATTTATCTACGAATGTTTGCTGCCAATGGAGAAACAAGCTAGAATGCAGATAGAATCTAACTAA
- a CDS encoding type IV toxin-antitoxin system AbiEi family antitoxin, producing MDISDYIKQLQSFEEYSFSWDELVKKCHKTDTALKQELSRLVAKKEIVNLRKGFYLIIPPRYSKQEQLPVQLFAHKLFDYLDSNYYLGFYSAAKFHGAGHQQVQREYVMTDKSFPNIKKSSIDIHFFTTSKWPTKNILEKKSDAGIFKISSPALTAVDLIHHQSKLGGINRMLAILEELSEEINVQDIEDLLSWYPHKSTLQRLGFLLEDELQVESNLYDPIKEYLKTSKYYPVLLSPKSKERPGAIHNNWKVDVNIKIESDL from the coding sequence GTGGATATTTCAGACTATATAAAGCAACTACAATCCTTTGAGGAATACTCGTTTTCTTGGGATGAACTTGTAAAAAAGTGTCATAAAACTGATACTGCTTTAAAGCAAGAGCTTTCACGTTTGGTAGCCAAAAAGGAAATTGTAAACTTAAGAAAAGGGTTTTATTTAATCATTCCACCAAGATATTCCAAACAAGAACAGCTACCTGTGCAGTTATTTGCACATAAGCTTTTTGATTATTTGGATAGTAATTATTACTTAGGCTTTTATTCTGCTGCAAAGTTTCACGGCGCAGGACATCAACAAGTGCAACGGGAATATGTAATGACAGATAAGTCATTCCCTAATATTAAAAAATCATCGATAGATATTCATTTTTTTACAACTTCAAAATGGCCAACAAAAAACATTTTAGAGAAAAAATCGGATGCAGGTATTTTTAAAATTTCAAGTCCAGCGTTAACAGCTGTAGATTTAATCCATCATCAAAGCAAGTTGGGAGGTATCAATAGAATGTTAGCCATTCTCGAAGAACTGTCAGAAGAAATAAACGTTCAAGATATAGAAGACTTACTTAGTTGGTATCCTCACAAAAGCACCTTACAACGTTTGGGTTTTTTGCTAGAAGACGAACTACAAGTTGAATCGAATTTGTACGATCCCATAAAAGAGTACTTAAAGACATCAAAATACTATCCGGTGTTATTGAGTCCAAAATCAAAAGAGAGACCTGGAGCCATTCATAATAATTGGAAAGTGGATGTGAATATAAAAATAGAGAGCGATTTATGA
- a CDS encoding ketopantoate reductase family protein, producing MRILIYGAGGIGGYFGGRLAQAGNSVSIIARGKHLEAIKKNGLEVESINGNFTVTPTLATDNVKKVETPELIILGIKSWQIPDAAREVKSIINENTMVLPLQNGANNVENLLKVLSKKNILGGLCHIVSFVSAPGKIVHAGFEPKITFGELDNSKSARVLKLEKVLIDAKITNIIPEAIDLEIWKKFLFISTISALGGLTRVSLGKMRESAYLMDVMRKTAEEIKNVANAKGISLEHV from the coding sequence ATGAGAATATTGATATATGGTGCTGGTGGAATAGGTGGGTATTTTGGGGGTAGATTGGCGCAAGCAGGTAATTCTGTTAGTATTATTGCCCGTGGAAAACATTTGGAAGCAATTAAAAAGAACGGATTAGAAGTAGAAAGCATCAATGGGAATTTTACAGTTACCCCAACTTTAGCCACAGATAATGTAAAGAAAGTGGAAACTCCCGAATTGATTATTTTGGGAATAAAATCTTGGCAAATCCCTGATGCAGCTAGGGAGGTAAAATCCATTATTAATGAAAACACGATGGTATTGCCACTTCAAAATGGCGCAAATAATGTGGAGAATTTATTGAAAGTGTTGTCTAAAAAGAATATTCTGGGCGGACTTTGTCATATCGTAAGTTTTGTATCAGCTCCAGGAAAGATCGTGCATGCAGGATTTGAACCAAAGATCACTTTTGGGGAATTGGATAATTCCAAATCTGCTAGAGTTCTAAAATTAGAAAAGGTACTTATAGATGCCAAAATCACCAATATAATCCCCGAAGCTATTGATCTTGAAATTTGGAAGAAGTTCTTGTTCATATCCACCATAAGTGCATTAGGCGGATTAACAAGAGTTAGTCTTGGAAAAATGAGGGAAAGCGCATATTTGATGGATGTTATGAGGAAGACTGCCGAGGAAATTAAAAATGTAGCCAATGCCAAAGGAATTTCCTTAGAGCATGTTTAA
- the leuS gene encoding leucine--tRNA ligase → MSYHFNEIEAKWQKYWANNQTFKAKNKSDLPKFYVLDMFPYPSGAGLHVGHPLGYIASDIYARFKRHKGFNVLHPQGYDSFGLPAEQYAIQTGQHPAITTEDNIKRYREQLDQIGFSFDWSREVRTSDPEYYKWTQWIFIQLFDSWYDRNEDKAREISHLETIFSSEGNSKVNAVCDDEVETFSAEEWIAFSSEEKQQILLKYRLTYLAETEVNWCPELGTVLANDEIVNGVSERGGYPVVRKKMTQWSMRISAYAQRLLDDLSDIDWPQPLKDSQTNWIGRSKGALVKFPLLTSSLPQPFPKGREPKYLTGNPQISGELLHRAKEMRKNPTKEETILWQKLRAKQLDCKFRRQHPIDNYIVDFVCLSKKLIIEVDGEVHLQQKGKDEERDLKLVQKLGYKILRFTNQQVLKDIDEVTNKIVNTLNSLSVGEGWGEDENNLDNQKGIEVFTTRPDTIFGVSFMTLAPEHELVKEITTSAQKEAVAAYIEKSAKRSERERMADVKTISGVFTGAYAIHPLSGEKIPVWIGDYVLAGYGTGAVMSVPCGDQRDYDFAKHFGLPIPNIFEGIDISEEAYAGKDGTIIANSDFLSGLSYKEATQKAIEALEAVNAGKGKINYRLRDAVFSRQRYWGEPFPVYYINGLPQMIAEEHLPLKLPEVEKYLPTEEGEPPLGRAKDWYWNTKLNKVVSPPLEGSGEDIYPLELNTMPGWAGSSWYFFRYMDADNEDRFVSEEAQKYWENVDLYIGGSEHATGHLLYSRFWVKFLYDRGMVTVKEPFKKLINQGMILGMSAMVYRIEGENTFVSQGLIGGKNVQPIHADVSMINSSDELDVEAFKNWRPEFADAKFILENGKYTVGREVEKMSKSKYNVVGPDEICSQYGADTLRMYEMFLGPLEQAKPWNTAGITGVHSFLKKLWKLYHSSPDPSNGGEASFHVSEEKASADSMKTLHKTIKKVTEDIEQFSFNTSVSTFMICVNELTAQKCDQREVLEPLVILIAPYAPHIAEELWNKLGHNSSITTAIYPVFEEKYVMESTKKYPISFNGKMRFTMELSLELGKNEIEAAVMADERTQKQMDGRDPKKIIVVPGKIVNIVG, encoded by the coding sequence ATGAGTTACCATTTTAATGAGATTGAAGCCAAGTGGCAAAAATATTGGGCAAACAACCAAACTTTTAAAGCAAAGAATAAAAGCGATCTGCCAAAATTCTATGTGTTGGATATGTTCCCATATCCCTCAGGAGCCGGATTGCACGTAGGGCATCCTCTAGGTTATATTGCCAGCGATATTTATGCAAGGTTCAAACGCCATAAAGGTTTTAATGTATTGCACCCTCAAGGTTACGATAGTTTTGGGTTGCCTGCAGAGCAGTATGCCATTCAAACAGGGCAGCATCCTGCGATTACTACAGAAGATAATATAAAACGGTATAGGGAGCAACTGGATCAAATAGGTTTTTCGTTCGATTGGAGCAGGGAAGTGCGTACTAGTGATCCCGAATATTATAAATGGACACAGTGGATCTTTATTCAACTGTTTGATTCCTGGTATGATAGAAATGAAGACAAAGCCCGCGAAATTTCACACTTGGAAACTATATTTTCTTCTGAAGGAAATTCGAAGGTAAATGCAGTTTGCGATGATGAGGTGGAAACTTTTTCGGCTGAAGAGTGGATTGCTTTTTCTTCTGAAGAAAAACAACAGATTCTTTTAAAATACAGGCTTACCTATTTAGCTGAAACCGAAGTGAACTGGTGTCCGGAATTGGGGACCGTGTTGGCAAATGACGAAATTGTAAATGGAGTATCGGAACGTGGAGGATATCCGGTAGTTCGAAAAAAGATGACCCAATGGAGCATGCGTATTTCAGCGTATGCACAGCGATTATTGGATGACCTTTCAGATATTGATTGGCCACAACCGCTAAAAGACTCCCAAACCAACTGGATTGGGAGATCCAAAGGGGCGCTTGTAAAGTTCCCCCTCTTAACCTCATCCCTTCCCCAACCCTTCCCAAAGGGAAGGGAGCCAAAATACCTTACAGGGAATCCTCAAATTTCTGGAGAACTTTTACATCGTGCTAAAGAAATGCGTAAAAACCCCACAAAGGAGGAAACTATTTTATGGCAAAAATTAAGAGCAAAACAACTGGATTGCAAATTTAGGAGACAACATCCAATTGATAATTATATAGTTGATTTTGTATGTCTTTCTAAAAAATTGATAATTGAGGTAGATGGTGAAGTTCATCTTCAACAAAAAGGGAAAGATGAAGAACGTGATCTTAAGCTAGTTCAAAAACTTGGATATAAAATTCTGAGATTCACGAATCAGCAAGTACTAAAAGATATTGATGAAGTAACAAATAAAATAGTGAACACGCTAAACTCCCTCTCCGTTGGAGAGGGCTGGGGAGAGGATGAGAACAATTTGGATAACCAAAAAGGGATAGAAGTTTTCACCACCCGTCCAGATACCATTTTTGGAGTGAGCTTTATGACGCTTGCGCCCGAACATGAATTAGTCAAGGAAATAACTACCTCTGCACAAAAAGAGGCAGTTGCTGCCTATATAGAAAAGTCGGCCAAACGCAGCGAACGTGAACGCATGGCAGATGTAAAGACGATAAGTGGCGTTTTTACGGGTGCTTATGCTATTCATCCGCTAAGTGGGGAGAAAATCCCGGTTTGGATCGGGGATTATGTATTGGCGGGTTATGGAACAGGGGCAGTAATGTCGGTTCCTTGCGGGGATCAGCGGGATTATGATTTCGCGAAGCATTTTGGATTGCCAATTCCTAATATTTTTGAAGGAATAGATATTTCTGAAGAGGCTTATGCCGGAAAAGATGGGACTATCATTGCAAATAGTGATTTCCTTAGCGGATTAAGCTATAAAGAAGCTACTCAAAAAGCAATTGAAGCCTTGGAAGCAGTGAATGCCGGAAAAGGAAAGATCAATTATAGATTACGGGATGCAGTATTTTCCCGACAACGGTATTGGGGAGAGCCATTTCCTGTATATTATATAAATGGTTTGCCGCAAATGATCGCAGAGGAACATTTGCCATTAAAATTACCAGAAGTAGAAAAATATCTTCCAACCGAAGAAGGCGAGCCACCATTAGGTCGTGCCAAAGATTGGTATTGGAATACTAAGCTAAATAAAGTAGTTTCCCCTCCTTTGGAGGGGTCAGGGGAGGATATTTATCCTTTAGAACTGAATACAATGCCAGGTTGGGCGGGAAGTTCATGGTATTTCTTTAGATATATGGATGCCGATAATGAAGATAGATTTGTTTCAGAAGAAGCCCAGAAATATTGGGAAAACGTAGATTTATATATCGGTGGAAGTGAGCATGCAACCGGTCACTTATTATATTCCAGATTTTGGGTGAAGTTTTTATACGATCGCGGAATGGTGACGGTAAAAGAACCTTTCAAAAAACTCATCAATCAAGGGATGATCTTGGGAATGAGCGCTATGGTTTATAGAATTGAAGGTGAGAATACCTTTGTTTCCCAAGGTTTGATTGGGGGTAAAAATGTACAACCAATACACGCCGATGTTTCAATGATAAATTCTTCAGATGAATTGGATGTGGAAGCTTTCAAGAACTGGAGGCCAGAATTCGCAGATGCCAAATTTATTTTAGAGAATGGAAAATATACTGTTGGAAGAGAGGTCGAAAAAATGTCCAAATCCAAATACAATGTTGTGGGTCCAGATGAGATCTGTTCTCAATACGGCGCAGATACATTGCGTATGTACGAGATGTTCTTGGGACCATTGGAACAAGCTAAACCATGGAATACCGCTGGAATTACGGGAGTTCACAGCTTCTTGAAGAAGCTATGGAAATTGTATCATTCCTCCCCCGACCCCTCCAATGGAGGGGAGGCATCTTTTCATGTTTCAGAAGAAAAAGCTTCAGCCGATTCCATGAAAACCTTGCATAAAACCATTAAAAAGGTAACTGAGGATATTGAACAATTTAGTTTTAATACGTCGGTTTCAACATTCATGATCTGTGTAAATGAGTTAACTGCTCAAAAATGCGATCAGCGGGAAGTATTGGAGCCACTTGTTATTTTAATAGCTCCTTATGCCCCACATATTGCCGAAGAACTTTGGAATAAATTAGGACATAATAGCTCTATAACAACTGCGATCTATCCTGTTTTTGAAGAAAAATATGTGATGGAAAGCACGAAAAAATACCCAATTTCTTTCAATGGAAAAATGCGATTTACCATGGAACTATCTTTGGAACTGGGAAAAAATGAAATAGAGGCAGCAGTAATGGCAGATGAAAGGACCCAAAAACAAATGGATGGTAGAGATCCTAAGAAAATAATTGTAGTGCCCGGGAAGATTGTGAATATTGTTGGCTAG
- a CDS encoding nucleotidyl transferase AbiEii/AbiGii toxin family protein, whose protein sequence is MIPKPYIAKWQEQAPWKQFYQVEQDLVISRALVEIFSDEFLNENLAFRGDTALHKLYLNPAPRYSEDIDLVQIKPGPIKPIMQRLNEVITFFEEPRKTQVKGHGAKALYRFNSEYEEIRLRLKLEINCKEHFNVLPWVEFPFEIKSDWFEGKANIRTYNINELLGTKLRALYQRSKGRDLFDLDYSRLKMELNIEQIIKCFKEYTTFSTGNRPPSQKEFLLNIEEKEQDPNFTGDMEALLRTGIAYNQEKAFEWLKNKVIAKI, encoded by the coding sequence ATGATTCCGAAGCCTTATATAGCGAAATGGCAAGAACAAGCACCTTGGAAACAGTTTTATCAAGTAGAACAAGACCTTGTCATTAGTCGTGCATTGGTAGAAATTTTTTCAGATGAATTCTTAAATGAAAACTTAGCCTTTAGAGGCGATACCGCCCTTCACAAATTGTATTTGAATCCAGCGCCAAGATATTCTGAAGATATAGATTTGGTCCAAATAAAACCAGGTCCTATAAAACCAATAATGCAACGTCTTAATGAAGTAATCACATTTTTTGAGGAACCAAGAAAAACACAAGTTAAAGGACACGGAGCAAAAGCACTATATCGTTTCAATTCTGAATATGAAGAAATTAGATTGCGCTTAAAATTGGAAATCAACTGTAAAGAGCATTTTAACGTGTTGCCTTGGGTAGAGTTTCCTTTTGAAATAAAGAGTGATTGGTTTGAAGGGAAAGCCAATATCCGAACTTATAATATCAATGAATTACTGGGCACAAAATTACGAGCATTATACCAACGCAGTAAAGGCAGGGATTTGTTCGATTTGGATTACTCAAGGTTGAAAATGGAATTGAATATAGAGCAGATCATTAAATGCTTTAAAGAGTACACAACATTTTCAACAGGAAATAGACCGCCAAGTCAAAAAGAGTTTCTACTAAATATTGAAGAAAAAGAGCAAGACCCAAATTTCACCGGAGATATGGAGGCTTTATTGAGAACGGGAATAGCATATAATCAAGAAAAAGCTTTTGAATGGCTAAAGAATAAAGTAATTGCGAAAATTTAA
- a CDS encoding IS5 family transposase produces MKSRYTRSTAQQWEIMKKFLPVKIKGHYKLRDIADAILWIFRTGCQWRNLPECFPKWESVYYHFRKWGRDGTLSRLNAGLNMMERKRQGKGATPSMLSIDSQSVKAGPMTSESKGIDGNKKIKGRKRHAITDTLGLVWGVVVGAANQADGAVAERVVEPLLGYLDRMEKILADHAYKKVFMEWVERTVIGLEVEISSCPPSSKGFVPVKWRWVTERTFGIFNFFRRLDKDYEKTPESQEYWVLWQNCQIILNRIE; encoded by the coding sequence ATGAAATCGAGATACACCCGATCGACTGCCCAACAGTGGGAAATTATGAAAAAATTCCTTCCCGTTAAAATCAAGGGCCACTATAAGTTGCGCGACATTGCCGACGCCATCCTTTGGATATTTCGCACCGGCTGCCAATGGCGGAACCTACCGGAATGCTTTCCCAAATGGGAGAGTGTCTACTACCATTTCAGGAAGTGGGGCCGGGACGGCACCCTTTCAAGGCTGAACGCAGGGCTGAACATGATGGAGAGGAAGCGGCAGGGAAAGGGGGCAACGCCCAGTATGCTGTCGATCGACAGCCAGTCCGTCAAGGCGGGGCCGATGACCTCGGAGTCGAAGGGCATCGACGGGAACAAGAAGATAAAAGGACGGAAACGGCACGCGATCACCGATACCCTCGGCCTGGTATGGGGCGTTGTGGTAGGCGCGGCGAACCAGGCCGACGGGGCGGTGGCCGAGAGGGTGGTGGAGCCCCTGTTGGGCTATCTGGACCGGATGGAAAAGATACTGGCCGACCATGCCTACAAGAAGGTGTTCATGGAGTGGGTCGAGAGGACGGTAATAGGGCTGGAAGTGGAGATCTCGTCATGCCCGCCATCCTCGAAAGGCTTTGTCCCGGTAAAGTGGAGATGGGTCACCGAAAGGACCTTCGGGATCTTCAATTTCTTCAGGCGACTGGACAAGGATTATGAAAAAACACCGGAAAGTCAGGAATATTGGGTATTGTGGCAGAATTGTCAGATTATCCTCAATAGAATCGAATGA
- a CDS encoding MmcQ/YjbR family DNA-binding protein, producing the protein MDIETYRDYCLSKKGVTEGLPFGPDNLVLKLMGKIFTIASLDEVPLRVNLKCDPERAISLRDEYPETVLPGYHMNKVHWNTLIIDGSLQKTLIFELVDHSYNLIREGLTKKLKEELDLL; encoded by the coding sequence ATGGACATCGAAACTTATAGAGATTATTGTCTTTCCAAGAAAGGCGTGACCGAAGGTTTGCCTTTTGGACCAGATAACCTTGTTCTTAAGTTAATGGGCAAGATCTTTACCATTGCTTCTTTAGATGAGGTGCCATTAAGAGTGAATTTAAAATGCGATCCGGAAAGAGCCATAAGTTTGCGCGATGAGTATCCTGAAACTGTTCTACCGGGCTATCATATGAATAAAGTTCACTGGAATACCTTGATCATAGATGGCAGTCTTCAAAAAACGCTTATCTTCGAGCTTGTAGATCACTCGTATAATTTGATACGTGAAGGCTTAACCAAAAAACTGAAAGAGGAGCTGGACCTACTCTAA
- a CDS encoding IS5 family transposase produces the protein MKSRYTRSTAQQWEIMKKFLPVKIKGHYKLRDIADAILWILRTGCQWRNLPECFPKWESVYYHFRKWGRDGTLSRLNAGLNMMERKRQGKGATPSMLSIDSQSVKAGPMTSESKGIDGNKKINGRKRHAITDTLGLVWGVVVGAANQADGAVAERVVEPLLGYLDRMEKILADHAYKKVFMEWVERTVIGLEVEISSCPPSSKGFVPVKWRWVTERTFGIFNFFRRLDKDYEKTPESQEYWVLWQNCQIILNRIE, from the coding sequence ATGAAATCGAGATACACCCGATCGACTGCCCAACAGTGGGAAATTATGAAAAAATTCCTTCCCGTTAAAATCAAGGGCCACTATAAGTTGCGCGACATTGCCGACGCCATCCTTTGGATATTGCGCACCGGCTGCCAATGGCGGAACCTACCGGAATGCTTTCCCAAATGGGAGAGCGTCTACTACCATTTCAGGAAGTGGGGCCGGGACGGCACCCTTTCAAGGCTGAACGCAGGGCTGAACATGATGGAGAGGAAGCGGCAGGGAAAGGGGGCAACACCCAGTATGCTGTCGATCGACAGCCAGTCCGTCAAGGCGGGGCCGATGACCTCGGAGTCGAAGGGCATCGACGGGAACAAGAAGATAAACGGACGGAAACGGCACGCGATCACCGATACCCTCGGCCTGGTATGGGGCGTTGTGGTAGGCGCGGCGAACCAGGCCGACGGGGCGGTGGCCGAGAGGGTGGTGGAGCCCCTGTTGGGCTATCTGGACCGGATGGAAAAGATACTGGCCGACCATGCCTACAAGAAGGTGTTCATGGAGTGGGTCGAGAGGACGGTAATAGGGCTGGAAGTGGAGATCTCGTCATGCCCGCCATCCTCGAAAGGCTTTGTCCCGGTAAAGTGGAGATGGGTCACCGAAAGGACCTTCGGGATCTTCAATTTCTTCAGGCGACTGGACAAGGATTATGAAAAAACACCGGAAAGTCAGGAATATTGGGTATTGTGGCAGAATTGTCAGATTATCCTCAATAGAATCGAATGA
- a CDS encoding phosphotyrosine protein phosphatase — protein sequence MKTLFICSANKQRSKTAEDYLASKYPGHEFLSAGTNIKICRKEGTTELTEDLLKWADKVYVMEKKHLDQIKKHTGSKYYSKIKVLDIPDIYKYYDADLITILEEKVSF from the coding sequence ATGAAAACGCTCTTCATCTGTTCCGCAAACAAACAACGCTCAAAAACGGCTGAAGACTATTTGGCTTCAAAATATCCAGGGCACGAATTTCTAAGTGCAGGCACTAATATTAAAATTTGTAGAAAAGAAGGAACAACTGAACTGACTGAGGATTTATTAAAATGGGCCGACAAGGTCTATGTTATGGAAAAGAAACATTTAGACCAAATTAAGAAGCATACAGGCTCAAAGTATTACTCAAAAATTAAGGTGTTAGATATTCCAGATATCTACAAATACTATGATGCTGATTTGATCACGATTTTGGAAGAGAAGGTGTCTTTCTAA
- a CDS encoding DUF4230 domain-containing protein codes for MEYLLIGLGVGAILAYFIFARLHKNKNRSRADEQSVILMDKIKSVCKFISVEGDFSEIYHYENLKDKYVSLLLGKKKAIILITAKAHIGFDLSKVRMDSDVENKKIILTNFPKPELLTVETDFKYYDKREGWANPFTTSDLTDISRDSKKHIVDKIPQSGLLEKAEKEAVGTILLMEKIVETIGWKLDYSALEVSSKEPVKISK; via the coding sequence ATGGAGTATCTTTTAATTGGATTGGGAGTTGGAGCTATTTTGGCGTATTTTATTTTTGCCAGGCTCCATAAGAACAAAAACAGGTCACGGGCAGATGAGCAATCTGTTATTTTAATGGATAAAATTAAGAGTGTTTGTAAATTTATTTCTGTGGAAGGAGATTTTTCTGAAATCTATCATTATGAAAATTTAAAAGATAAATATGTAAGCTTGCTTTTAGGGAAGAAAAAAGCGATCATTCTTATTACCGCGAAAGCACATATAGGTTTTGATCTTAGCAAAGTGCGAATGGATAGCGATGTAGAAAACAAGAAGATTATTCTCACCAATTTTCCAAAACCCGAGTTGCTTACCGTAGAAACCGATTTTAAATATTACGACAAGCGCGAAGGTTGGGCAAATCCTTTTACAACTTCAGACCTTACCGATATTAGCAGGGATTCAAAAAAGCATATTGTAGATAAGATCCCTCAAAGTGGTTTGCTTGAAAAAGCTGAAAAAGAGGCAGTGGGAACTATTCTACTAATGGAAAAAATCGTAGAAACTATTGGCTGGAAATTGGATTATTCAGCTTTGGAAGTTTCTTCAAAAGAACCGGTGAAGATTTCGAAATAG